Proteins encoded by one window of Labrus bergylta chromosome 2, fLabBer1.1, whole genome shotgun sequence:
- the LOC109989157 gene encoding glial cell line-derived neurotrophic factor-like has protein sequence MKLWDSLTTCLILLSATVHASSLLRSTKRGGRAAEGPLELPPVQIRLSLTSPGISRARADTADWEETLAGDIMEEPPQEEFEDVVDFIRVTISRIRRSSSSTVSSSTSSPAALSPSEEDSSSRARHRRGRKKGASHQSRTGGRLGATGGETGRKVRTKGRGQGCMLKQIHLNVTDLGLGYRSSEEMIFRYCSGPCRKSETNYDKILYNLAHNRRLPAKDSPPQACCRPIAFDDDLSFLDDNLVYHTVRKHSARRCGCV, from the exons ATGAAGTTATGGGATAGTCTGACCACTTGTTTGATACTGCTGAGCGCCACGGTGCACGCCAGCTCGTTGCTCCGCTCCACCAAGAGGGGAGGGCGCGCCGCCGAGGGTCCCCTGGAGCTCCCACCGGTTCAGATCCGTCTGTCACTCACCTCCCCGGGCATCAGCCGCGCTCGGGCGGACACAGCGGACTGGGAGGAGACGCTGGCTGGAG ACATCATGGAGGAGCCCCCACAGGAGGAATTTGAAGACGTGGTGGACTTCATCAGGGTGACCATCAGTCGAATACGCCGCTCCTCTTCATCCACCGTGTCCTCATCTACCTCCTCGCCCGCCGCCCTCTCTCCCTCCGAAGAGGACTCGAGCAGCCGGGCTCGAcacaggagggggaggaagaagggGGCGAGTCATCAGAGCCGGACTGGAGGACGACTGGGGGCTACGGGGGGGGAGACGGGGAGGAAAGTGAGAACTAAGGGACGAGGGCAGGGCTGCATGCTCAAACAGATCCACCTCAACGTGACCGACCTCGGACTCGGGTACCGCTCCAGCGAGGAAATGATCTTCAGGTACTGCTCGGGACCCTGCAGGAAGTCGGAGACAAACTACGACAAGATCCTTTACAACCTCGCTCACAACAGGAGGCTCCCCGCCAAAGACTCGCCCCCTCAGGCCTGCTGTCGACCAATAGCGTTCGACGATGACCTCTCGTTCCTGGACGACAACCTCGTCTACCACACCGTGAGGAAACACTCTGCCAGAAGATGTGGCTGTGTGTAG
- the ndc80 gene encoding kinetochore protein NDC80 homolog yields the protein MERGRMSRVTGRVSELPMRVQDSNRMSNVYTTPQSKQPSFGKLNIPKPQSVTSERRTSFFGGRRTSGASMPRNSIMSGFGGTEKIKDARPLHDKSYVQQCIRQLHEFLTEQGYPGTLAAKTLQSPSTKEFVKMFEFVYRQLDPTFEMTNSKVEEEVPAILKALRYPFVLSKCSMYSVGAPHTWPQALGALMWLIDNVKINWSLSRQELLFSDFGEDSDNIEEGADYNKLFLDYTAETYSKFMHGDDTFQDEDETFLNKLKKLYNVDEAVLMSMEEKHRILSEELEQLEKESQTDRLMTKRMERMKLQADLKKLQSYRSSLETFQGNLENKDSELKDELETTVSHLESLKHEQDELQHRLQNQKFTPADVERINREKRELQQTISSLSKSLEDAEQHKWNEEIALAKVKEKAELKLTEYHKLARKLKLIPLTAENACGHDFEIRPFECGPGSMVQHKTQIQMLLRKLVSDVEEENSRLTNMKLSLDESSEQVNSNIMDKSNDLKLLREQIRKLDERLDSDMQELAREEQEWAEEMESVENHRKLLEKKVTIGYDESVQQLKAAQQQYHLVLQETNEERRTVANNLASLCTIAADHLSISEKCLEDLHSRVQRVCSKAVEEDEAAVQKLRETLKTFMLKANTL from the exons ATGGAACG TGGAAGGATGAGTCGAGTGACAGGAAGAGTGTCTGAGCTGCCTATGAGAGTTCAGGACAGCAACAGGATGAGTAATGTGTACACAACGCCCCAGAG taAACAACCTTCTTTTGGGAAGCTCAACATACCCAAACCACAATCTGTGACCTCCGAGAGGCGGACCAGCTTCTTTGGTGGCCG CAGGACTAGTGGAGCCAGCATGCCTCGCAACAGCATCATGTCGGGGTTTGGAGGAACTGAGAAGATCAAAGATGCCAGACCTCTGCATGATAAATCCTACGTTCAGCAGTGTATCAGACAGCTGCACGAG TTCTTAACCGAGCAGGGTTACCCAGGCACCCTGGCAGCCAAGACCCTCCAGTCCCCCTCAACTAAGGAGTTTGTGAAGATGTTTGAGTTTGTCTATCGCCAGCTCGACCCGACCTTTGAAATGACAAACTCCAAAGTTGAGGAGGAGGTTCCAGCTATCCTGAAAGCTCTCAG GTATCCATTCGTTCTCTCCAAGTGTTCGATGTATTCTGTTGGAGCTCCGCACACCTGGCCTCAGGCCCTCGGCGCTCTCATGTGGCTAATTGATAACGTGAAG ATAAACTGGAGTTTGAGTCGTCAGGAGCTGCTGTTCAGTGACTTTGGAGAAGACTCTGACAACATAGAAGAAGGGGCCGACTATAACAAG CTCTTCCTGGATTACACAGCCGAGACGTACTCTAAATTCATGCACGGCGACGACACATTCCAGGACGAGGACGAGACTTTCCTCAATAAACTAA AGAAACTTTACAATGTCGACGAGGCGGTGCTGATGTCGATGGAGGAGAAGCACAGAATACTGAGCGAGGAGCTTGAACAGCTGGAGAAGGAGAGCCAGACG GACCGGCTGATGACcaagaggatggagaggatgaaGCTGCAGGCAGATCTCAAGAAGCTCCAGAGTTACCGAAGCAGCCTGGAGACCTTTCAAGGCAACCTGGAGAACAAAGATTCAGAACTGAAAGATGAACTAGAGACCACCg TCAGTCACCTGGAGTCTCTGAAACACGAGCAAGATGAGCTGCAACACCGCCTGCAGAACCAGAAGTTCACTCCAGCAGATGTAGAGAGAATCAACCGAGAGAAGAGAGAGCTTCAACAAACCATCTCCAGTCTCAGCAAGTCGCTGGAAGATGCTGAACAGCACAAGTGGAATGAGGAGATCGCTCTGGCCAAAGTCAAAGAGAAG GCCGAGCTGAAGCTAACTGAGTACCATAAGCTGGCTCGTAAACTGAAGCTGATTCCACTGACTGCAGAGAACGCCTGCGGGCACGACTTTGAGATCAGGCCGTTTGAATGTGGACCCGGCAGCATGGTTCAGCACAAAACACAGATACAG ATGCTCCTGAGAAAGCTGGTGAGTGacgtggaggaggagaacagcCGGTTAACCAACATGAAACTCAGTCTGGATGAGTCTAGTGAACAG GTGAATTCAAACATCATGGACAAGTCCAATGACCTGAAACTGCTCAGAGAGCAAATTCGCAAGTTGGATGAGCGGTTGGATTCTGACATGCAG GAGCTGGCCAGAGAGGAACAGGAATGGGCCGAGGAGATGGAGTCTGTGGAGAACCATCGTAAGCTTCTGGAGAAGAAGGTTACTATTGGTTACGATGAGTCGGTGCAGCAACTGAAAGCAGCACAACAACA GTACCACCTGGTTCTGCAGGAGACCAACGAGGAGAGAAGAACGGTTGCCAACAACCTCGCATCTCTTTGTACCATTGCAGCAGACCACCTGTCGATTTCAGAG AAATGTCTGGAGGATCTGCACAGCCGAGTGCAGCGCGTCTGCTCCAAAGCCGTAGAGGAGGACGAGGCTGCAGTGCAGAAGTTGCGGGAAACCCTGAAAACCTTCATGTTGAAGGCAAACACTTTATAA